The Streptomyces sp. WZ-12 genome segment TGCCGGGCACGCGACGTACGTCACGTACGACCCGGGCTAGTCGAGTGCGCGGCGGCGCGGCGCCGGAATTTCCGGCCCCATAGCGGACATCTCGCCCGAACACACGAAGATGGGTAGTACACGGCATCATTGCCTCCATCCCGGGCCGGCGCTAACCATGTTTCCGGAAGCACCGAGAACGAGCCTGCGGACTCCGCCAGAGCGGCGAGCGCGGGACTGACCCTCGGCCCCCGAGAAGCCACCGATGGCCATCTCCCCCCGCCACCAAGCCCTGGAAGAGGTCACCTCCGCATGCCGATGCCCAATTTCTCCCTGCCCAGTACCGTCCGCCTCAGCCGCACGCACAAGATCTCCGCGGCGTTGGTGGCCTCCGCGAGCTGCGCTGCTGCGCTGGCCATGACGGCGGCCCCGAGCCACGCGGACGCCCCCGCCGCGCGGGCCTCATCCGTCGTGAAGCCGGTCGGCGCCGACGGCCTGCCGGTCGCCGCGAAGGACAACGCCGGTCAGGACAAGGCCCAGGACCACGCGATCACCGCGTCGGTCTCGGACGGCCTGAAGGTGACCTCGCTCGACCAGCAGGGTCACGCCGCGCAGCAGGCCGCCAACCGCTCCACGGAGCGCAAGGAGATCACCAAGCAGGCGCCGAAGGCCGCCGCGCCGAAGCAGTACACCAACAACCTCGACGGCTGGATCCGCGAGGCCCTGGACATCATGAAGTCCAAGGGCATCCCCGGCAGCTACCACGGCCTGCACCGCAACATCATGCGGGAGTCCAGCGGCAACCCGTACGCGATCAACAACTGGGACATCAACGCCCGCAACGGCATACCCTCCAAGGGTCTGCTGCAGGTGATCCAGCCCACGTTCAACACGTACCACGTCAAGGGCACGCCGCACGACCTGTACGACCCGGTGGCCAACATCACCGCCGCCGCCAACTACGCGGCCCACCGCTACGGCTCCATCGACAACGTCAACTCCGCCTACTGAGGCACCAGTCCGCGCCGGGACGCCCCCAGGCGACTCCCGGCCGGCACCCGCGCCGCATCGGCGCGCGCACCCCAACGGCAATGGCCCTGCCCGCACTTCGCGGGCAGGGCCATTGCCGTTGTCGCGTGTCAGTACATGTGGTCATGGCGCGACGGGCCTCCGAAGAGGACGTCGAGCACGTGCCCGGCGATGCGGAGCCCCTCGCGCTCCCGGGGCGTGAGGCGGTGCTGGTGGTGGCCGTGTTCGCGGTGGTGGTCGACGGGGGCCGCGGCGGCGGCGCCGGTGGCGAGGAATCCGGTGGCGACGAGGCCGGCGAGCACGACGGCGATGCGACGGAACATGAGCACTCCCTTACGGTGAGTGGTGGTTGTGGGTGGTCTCACTCTCAGGGACCCGCCGTCCCGCCGCCTTTCGACAGCCCGGACGCTGCTACGAACGGACGAGCGGCGCCGCCGTATCGATGGACCCGGGGAATCCGACCCCCTTCCGACGCTTCGCGGGGGTGCGAAGTAGGGGGCCGCGGACGGCAATTCGCGATGTGACCCAGGTAACTCGCAAGGGGTTCAAGGGGGGTCCGCGAGGGCCCCGGGAGGTGACCCCGGGCACGCGACGCACGTCACGTACGAGGCCCACTAGTCGACGCCGAGGCGATCCAGGCCCACAAACAAGGGCCCAAAACTATCCCATTCCGGACATTGCGCCTCATCTCACGATGAGGGGTAGTACAGGGGGTCATTGCCACCCGTCGGGTTGGCCGTTAACCATGGATCTCGTCGCACCGAGAGCGCGCCGCACCTCCCGCC includes the following:
- a CDS encoding transglycosylase SLT domain-containing protein, translated to MPNFSLPSTVRLSRTHKISAALVASASCAAALAMTAAPSHADAPAARASSVVKPVGADGLPVAAKDNAGQDKAQDHAITASVSDGLKVTSLDQQGHAAQQAANRSTERKEITKQAPKAAAPKQYTNNLDGWIREALDIMKSKGIPGSYHGLHRNIMRESSGNPYAINNWDINARNGIPSKGLLQVIQPTFNTYHVKGTPHDLYDPVANITAAANYAAHRYGSIDNVNSAY